The region CAATCAATCAACCTCTCTGTGTACGAGCACTGGCAAGGCATTGAGTTAATGAGCGTCAGAAGTGGATGTTGGTGATCCGTGGCAATTCGTTGGCACTTCCTTCCCCATATTCGTCCACATTGCCGCCGCCGTTGAATGATAATGGTGGCTTATGAAACCTGTCACGTATTTTGGGATTGAttcgtttttctttaaaattccGTTTTTGGGATACTTTTAAAACGGCGAAATCCTTATCGACGGTAAGCTGTATCCGGCCCTGTCGGATGACACGTTCGCCCGGTTGAACGTGATCACCGTGGTGTAGTCAGGGCCGCCAGGAATGGCAGAGCAAATTTGTAATATCCAGCGTGTGGTTGCTCGCATGCTCTATCAGCATGTTCGTTCGTCAGCAATTGAATGCTAAAAGGCATTGTGAATTTAAACGACGCGgttcccggtgccggtgcggtgcCATTGTCAATCGACCAAATCGACAACTGCACTGTCAGCGGTTGTGTGGCAGGAAATGCACAGGCAGAGTAGCAGCATGCAAGGTCACCAGATGGGGcttgagcattttttttgttgttgtacgcAGCAGAAGTCGTCGCTTCCACTTTAATTTCATCACTTCAAGGCATTGAGGGGGTCGGTAGTAAGGCTGCCGACGTAGCATCCGAAGATACAGAAGAGAATTGAAGAAACTAATTGTCGCAGATAGAGCAATTCAAGCGAGAAGAGTACAGCCCATCTTCTACTGCGAATCAGAGCCCAGGAAGTAAAACTTCTCGGCAGACGGTCTTTTTATTGTAAGCTTTACAGCCTTGCCCTTTTTTACTTGCCTGAAGGCAACACTTAACAGGATCAATTTATAAGTGACATTTATAACTCATGGTGGTTTGCACACTCACATGTTGTTACCATGCGCAAGGGTTCTGCTTCGACTATCACAGAATGTGCGATTTGTGCTATGAAAGGAGAGAGATATTGTGGTGGAAGTCAGAGGAAACTCTGTAGAATCTAGCGACTTCTTTAGGAATTACAATAAAATATCAACAACTCTTAAAAGTCAAAAGATCTCCCCCAAAACAACCTCGGTTAATCTTGTGTCCCCCTTCGTAGCCACCTTGGCTAAGCTCGACGTATAAAACGCTTTTGTCACATGCTTGTAAGACATCGTCAGCTATCGCACCGCTGGCATCGAACAAGCGGAAAAGCACAAGTTTATCACCGGCATTTCGAATAAAGTGTTGAGAAGCACGCAACCCGACGCCATCGTCTACACCGtattgccagtgccagtgcaacGGGCGACGTAGCTctaattaaatgcaaatggaatgtaaattgaattagttACATCTTGTTGCATGCCTGTATCGGCCCGAtgacccctctctctctctctctctctctctctctctctctctctctctctctctcttgcttctaAACTGTTGGTCTTGGTCCTTAGGAATAACAGCTGTTCTTGATTGACACCTGGTTGTCCCGATGACCCTGGCCCTGCGCGAATTGCGCTCTTCCCCATTCTGCCAAGGTGCTGCCGGGTGCATCTTTTCACACACAGGGCATCTGAGCATCATTAATAATGAAGATCTGTGATTCCTGTGTGATGCCCAAGGTGCTGTGGCAAATATtgccactcgatcgatcgtgttaTGTACCTCTGTAAATTGCGGCGTAAAATTGTTAACACCTAAACGACAGAAATGGTTAGAATTGGTCTAGAACTCTCTCGTGAGATATCGATTACTGACTGTGAATTGCAttctgattttgattttgatttacTCTCTGCTTTCCCATAGATCCCTGAAATCGCTTTCACCATCGGCACGTTCCTCCACCATACGGAGCTCGAGCCCCCATCCGCTGAAATCATTCAGCAGCACGCGCGACACCGTCGACAAGCCGGAAAAGTCGGAAAAACaccacaagaagaaggagagcggCATATCGTGGGAGCAGAAAAAGTTCGCCCAACACTTTGCCCAAGTTCCGGACGATGAGGTGGTGCTCGATTGTAAGTACACGAGAGCGTGGCCACCAGGAATGGTACATAGAGCTTACACGTCTTGAATTTTTGACAGACTTTTCATGTGCCCTCGTCGGCGATATACTGCTCCAAGGGTATCTCTACATCACGCAAAACTACTTTGCGTTCTACTCGAACGTGTTCGGTTACGTGACGAAGGTAAGAACGCACCCAGTAGATGGCCTCAGATGTCTCATAAATCTTCTCCTTTTTACCGACAGTTGCTGATACCCACCATCTCGGTGTTGGATATATCGCGTGAAAAGACGGCCTACATGTTCCCGAATGCGGTCGGCGTGAAAACACGAGACGATCGGCATGTGTTCGGTAGCTTCCTGAGCCGCGAGGCTGCTTACTATCTGATGTGTAGCGTCTGGGATCGCGCGACGAACCCAAACACCAGCGATTCCTTCAGCGCGATCCAGCAGAGCCGGCTAGCGACGCTGCACGCCGAAGGATCGGAAGGTTCGCTCGACGAGGACAGCAGCTGTTACGATGGCAACGAAAGCTCGTTCCACGGGAAGGACGAAATACCGGATATGCTTGATTCGGGCGACTCCAATGGTAAGCAGGCGAACGCCTCGAACGATGGTGGCGCCGGAACCAATCAATCATCGGATGGTGAGTGGCGGGATCGCAAGCGTGTCCTTGTGGATCATTCTCTTAATGTCATCTATCGCATTGTAGATTCCAACACAAGGctaaagcagaagaagcataaaaaggagctgctgctcaaaTCGCCGGCAGTCGTAAAGAGTCCGGTGATTCTCAAGGCGGCCGTCGCTGCCGGCGGTCTGCCGGAGTGTCTCAAGGTTGACGCTAAAACGTTGCCATCACTCAGTACTGCCCTAGCCGGTGGACtcatcggtgacggtggtggtgtaccgCGTGGCGGTACCATGTACGGTGACCCAAAcgccaacggtagcagcaacgaCGCTAGTGGCAGTAGAAGTAGATTTTCTAAGATCAAAGAAAAGCTCCAGCACATCCTTCCCTCCGATTTTGGTATTATACACATAGGAATACTATTGACTGTTCTGCTGGCGCTGTTCTCCTGCTTTCTCGCGTACAAGATATATGCGCTACAGGCGCGTCTTTCGGCGCCCCGTATTCGACTGGTAAGCACGTCATTCGCTAACCATTATTGCCTGTCGTGTTCCCTCAATCTAATCTCATCGGCAGGGTGACGATACGGATTTCTATCTCGATGTGCTGCGGTGGCAGAAGCGCCTGCATAGCAAGAGTAAAGAGGAAGCCCAGCTCGTGCTCAACTCGAACCTCGAGCAGATCGTCCGGGTGCGCAAGAGCCTGGAAACGCTTTCGATCTTACTGCAGGATACACCATCTCCCCTCGATGCTAGTGGCGTTCTCGCTGACTtgcgtgatggtgatggcggtatCGTTGGCAGTGATCCACCTAGCGACGATTCCATCGCCGGAAGCATCATGGCAGCGGCGAAAGCGGCTGCCCGCACTAGCATACTGGGCGACAGTGGTAGCATAAATCAACAATACTTCCACGAAGATGCCACATAGCAAGCTTTAACCGTGTGCAACAGCGGCGCATCATCGATTTTGAATTGGTGGACGAACTGATTGTGAATCGCCGACATCTTCAACTGACGACGGCGATCTCTCCGTAAGCAGTTAAtagtgaagcagcagcagcagcagtagcagtagcacatTGAAGCAGGTGACTGAGTAACGGAGAACGAGTTCGTTTGGATCGTTCGGATCCTAACGACCGCCTCCACAGCCCCATGAGCGTGGCTAGGAGTGTAGGACTTTTGTACGTTTAGCAGAGATCcctgtttccgtttccccccccccccccccccacgttTTGGacgttaatttattttctataCGCAGATTAAGTTTTGTAAGCTATCGAATAGAGCCAAGGATGGGACAAATGGTAGAAAGCAAATTACGGTGATAGAGAAACCCCGGAACCACATATAACACGGGTGTTGCATGTTGGTAAGTGGTGGAACTATGAGAAGAGACTTAAATATCGCTTTAAATTATGGGAGCTTATCTTGCTGTATCTGAGCGAGCAAGCTAGTGAGCGAGCTAGTGAGGGAGCAAATGATCGGACGATCGGACGTGTGTTACAAGTGAATTGCTATTGTTCTACCATTAAGGAGGGAAACAGTACCAACTGACCATACGGCGCCAGGCAACAAACAGTGTACGCGCGGGCAAAATTGTATGAATGCATTTACCACAAGAAGAATGTGATCGAATGGGGATGAAGTAGCATTGGGTGACTGTTTAGTTCCATTTTTAACTTAGTTGAACCAACGCTGACATTAGTTGAGGCAACACTTGGAATAGAAGTGTCAGGATAGAAGTTTGCCAAACAACACCTCACCTCGCCATGAGGAGACACGATGTTTTGACCGCTCAAACTGGGCCCCGCTGTCCGCTGTCTTTGAATAGCCACCCCCTACTAGACGATGTGTAGTTCCTTCCGAATCTTCCGCCGGATCGTAGCCTAACTAGTGTCCAGCCACTTATGGCCAATCTTCTCTTTTATACAATGCATGATTACAATGGGAGCGAATGGGCGTTTGCTAGAAACACGATTTGTGCTATATAGCcgcaaacacactcacacctaCATACAATAGTCTGAACGTTTGTGGAAacattttttcgcttttttattGTAATTACCATgggaggtggaggtggggATGGAAGAGCGCCTTCCCAGAAACCAGCGTCAATTGCTATTGCTATCactcggggttttttttgctttttgaaaCCCTTCCAACCGCCTTCAGTGCAGTGTTGTTGTCCAGCAGGAACAGAGAACACGTGCTTCAACATATACCCAGCATCATCCATTTGCGTGCCATCGAACTGTGTCACCTTAACAAGTGCGATCGAGGGGTAGCACCTAACAATATAAGCTTGTTGTTGGAaaccatacacacatacaccgttTCGGTGGACCATTAGGGTGTGCAATATGATTGTACAcctcaaaaatgcaaattaagtgaaaaatgaaagcatccgATCAGCAATAGGGAAGCCAAGCTTCAATCTGTAACTGAACCCCACTATCCTTAGTATCCCTCGGGGCCGGGAGATGCGTAAAGATCCGCATTGATTTAGCCGGAAAGGCCCCAtgaaccgaacggaatggcGCACAATTGCTACCCTTGTTCCTTGTTTTCCGTCATTCTCGTGATTATTTGTACTTCGGTTCGACCGTAACTGTTGATTTATCGAGCACCCAGTCCCATGggaatttatcattttgtaTGTCGGTGTTTCTTGGAGTGATCAAAGATGAGAACgagtgggcgcgcgcgcacaccaggACAAGCTGTCTGTGATATGTATGCAAAATACattggaaaagagaaaatggaatagTCAGTGAATGTAAGGCACAATTGATGGGAAGAAAACCGGGGGCGACGCGTTCACTGAAGCCCAACAACAAACTCCTGTAACGAACGACGCGCCACCGATTTCCACGATACCTTCAGACGGTACCTTTAGACTTTGGAGCAAATGTTCCTTGcggcaaaaatgcaaaaaaaagcaattgcAAAACGTCGGAAAACGGCACATGGCAATGATAGGGGGCAgaggggtgtgtgtgtgtgtgtgtgtgtgatttAGGTTAatcgtgttttgtgtttaatttACTTGTATATTGTTATTCTGTTTCGCGTTTAGTGCAGTAAGAGTCAATAGGAACGGGATGCAGTTTCATGCTTATTTCTCAAGACGACGTTCGTTTggcaaagggaaaaagaagaaaagcgggAGAAAATCCGTAATGCGATCTGGGATAAACGGGGGCACATGGTAGCGGCGTAGGATGATTAAAAGACATACGAGCTAATAAAAAGCGTATCTTGAAGTATATGATGTTGGccttttttgtaattttgtaGCGCCCGGATACACCCGGTCCCTTCTGCTGAACGGACCCTACCGGATACATTCCAACGCCGATCATTGAGCGTTAACGATCTTCTGACGTGCAAACAGTTGCCTTGATTAAAGTCGATAGTCATTTGCGGCAACCTGCAATGATTGCATCTGTGGCGGCACCAAACCACTCGCAAATCGGCACGCCATCGGTGAGGAGCAACAACCGCCCTAATATGCCTGTATATCCTGTTATCGCGAGAGCTATTAGCATCTGCCGGATGCTTGGCCAACAAGACCGCACTTGAAGTCCCGCATGGGCTAAACCGAACGCGGATTCGAATTCTCGTTATATCGAACTGTGCGATACGCTGCGGTTTAATTGTTGCAATTACCATTAGCAACCTCATACGGGtgctcgtttgttttttcgaaATTGGTTTTAGCAAAACTAAACGCTGTTCTCCTAATGAATCACTAGGGTGAACGAGTTATGTCACTTTCTTCCCATGAGATTACATGCAGAGTAAATTACACGCTCCACAAACAATTCTATGCGATTGCACGTCCCATCCACGGCGTCAGAAACATCTGAAGAGCTCCATTCATGATGCTGGCGACAACTATTCCACTTTCGCCAGGTTGACACCCGCAGGGGGTGCGGAGCGGTGTGGCCAATTCCGCTGGTGACGATGTCACAACTCCGAGCTCGTTAGATAAGtagctccaccaccgccatcccGGCTTCCCGAAACCGGTACCGTGCGGAGATCGCACTCGGTTTGAATAAAAGCCCGCGAACACCGGCGATGCTGCAGAAGAGCTGCAGAAGAGGTGACGATCACCATATCGCAAGCAAAAGTCCCTCAACAAGTTTTGccgcccctctctctctctctctctcttatatTGGTTTCCTCCTGTGCCGAAAGGAAATTTCACTCGGAGGCGACACGATCGATCAGTTTCACTTTTGGTGCGCCGCACACAGCAGGTCCGTGTATTTCACTTTCGTTGCTGCAGTGCACCGGGTGCACGTCTAGTGATTCGTGCCTTCTAGTGTTTTCTAGTACACCGGCACCAAGATGTTTCGCAAAGTGATGATCGTGCTGTCGTATGTTCTAGCACTGGGATGCATTTCCGTTGCTGGAGCTGCATCGAAAAGTGGAGTACCATCGGCCCCGGATCTGAGTCGCTGGGAACCCTCATCTGCCGTGGAATTACGTTCTGTACTCAGAGGTAGGAATATACTGTGCAGTGTTCAAGTGGCTATAGTGATCACCGACAGGAGCAGGGGCATGAAAATTTGGAAATGGTGAATATTTAATAACTGAATAATAGAAAGTCGTGTCCTACATCGAACAGCTTTCAGcagagatgctgctgcagcggggATGAATCAACAGGAAGGAAAGCAACTGCCCACGTTTTCCGCGAATCCACTGTTCGGTCCATCCAGTCCGTGCAAATGCCAGAACGGATTGTGCAGCTGTTGCCTCGGTATGTCCTATGCCTTTTGCTCTCCCCGTGTTCTACTGATGCTAATCGTTGCCCTTCTGTGTGCCCGGTTTATCAGGCATGTTCAGCATGAACGGGTGCGCCAACATCACCTACATTCCGGAGGACTTTGCGTTCGAGTTTCGCATGATTTTTAACAACCGCGTGATGACGAAGCGTCGGATCAGTGGCAAAAATCCGGCCCCCATCTGTGTGCATCCACCACGGTTCGATTTTATCGAGGTGTGTGCCAACATCTACGATGTCTACTTCGTCGGACGCAACATGCATTTATGTATGGAGATGAATGGCAGTTTCGAAGGATACGAACTTTTCTCACGGTACGCCCCACAGACTCTAAAAGATCTCTTTTCTGTTCCTATTGGTAGCTTGCGACTCTCTCGTGTGATCCTCTTTTCAGGTCCTTTGACTGTCTGAGGATTGGTGATAAGGGAGTGAAGCTCATGAAGCCAGGCGAGACtgtcggtggttcggtgaaTCCTTCGCTCGAAGCAGAAATCGACTCGGGGGATGATATCGAAGATTACGACGAAGCGGTCGTATAAAAGGATGCTTTTCCTCAAACTAATGTAATTCCATGGTagttttttaaataaattattttctcgTGCATCAACGTGTTGACTTAACTATGCAGGACGTACCACCACAATGATCGGACATTAGTTTAATTctcaaccgaaaacaaaaatctgcTTCGATTAGTAACCGCCGCCGTAATGAGGTCAAaggtttttttgaaaaaatggacaGACGGCGCAGAGCCCTAGACTCGATTGACAGCGGCTccaaaacgtaaacaaacacacgctggGAGTCGGCGGATTCCGGCCGGAAAATGGGATACATCTTGTGGTCTTTCCGGGCCCACTGTGAACGACTATTGAACCCTCTGGCCACCCAGCTACCTCTCATACTGAGTCAAGTGCAGTACACCACCAAAATCAAATGTGATCTCGACGGTATCACGGCACAGGCCGTCAGCGAAGAGGGACTAAAACCGCGCAAACACCGAGGTCGAATCAGGTGCAACAACACGGCCTTGCCGCCGGAGATTCACGAAGCGATTTTAAAGTGCTCCAAAGATTATCCAATCAAAAGCCTTGTCACCGATGGACAGCGACTATCGAACTGTATACGATCCCGCCACTGGCTGCCAACCGATGCACCGGCTAACCGGGGCAAACTTCCAGCCGGCGAACAACGTGTTCCGAGCAGTGCACGGCGACAACAGTCGTCCGTGTTCGATATGCACGATGAGTACAGCTGCCTGACGCAGCTAGTTGGCCGTGCCGATGCGGAGTATGCGGTGTTGCAGCGCATCTTTACGGAGATTAACCAGCGGGATCCAGAGCTAAGGCCGCGCAGCTTTCTCGACTTTGGTGCCGGCGTAGGTACGGGTACCTGGGCGGTGGCACAGTTTTGGCGCAAGCATCTGTTCGAGATACTGTCCGTTGATAAGTCACGCCACATGAACGATCTGGCCGAGCTGGTGCTTCGCCAGGGTGATCCTAACCGGGCCATGATGTTGCGAAACGTATTCTACCGGCAGTTTCTCCCCGCAAGCCCCGATCGGAAGTACGATATCGTAATGAGCGCGTTCAGCTTGTTCGATCAGCCATCTCGGAGGCGGCTATATGAGTTGGTCGATCAGCTATACGCTACCTTTGATCGTTATCTGATCTTCGTAGAGCAAGGCAGTAACGCCGGCTTCCGATTGCTCGATGGCATTCGCAACCATATCCGTCGGGTACATCAGACGAGTGATGCTCATCTGTTTGCACCGGTAAGGTTCGCCATAATGACGGCATGATCACC is a window of Anopheles aquasalis chromosome 2, idAnoAquaMG_Q_19, whole genome shotgun sequence DNA encoding:
- the LOC126571990 gene encoding uncharacterized protein LOC126571990, giving the protein MVSIQSDPSSYYEGPKKSSKFLTHFARRLRIGKGSSKSKAATPNGGGGGVLEQDSEEDRHGDTEEIVILRGTRGGMTDETLTGGSSGAESPTVLLVVPTSTILVPPVPPFKRGNSFRQSLNYLLKRTRHKATERSCTSDSDVVHELDEDAATLTRTPKRPVLDAFLPEQLPAKRHSTGDIFNEDLDADIRAQELRVQGAGRHRRVHSDSTSYDPTGKKGKKATPGVLTTMANGATTAAGGGSGQPKSANSVGLGTRALPISSTIEPLTSLESTGLPEGSTHLNVLSRSPSHSTSKSDPKSLKSLSPSARSSTIRSSSPHPLKSFSSTRDTVDKPEKSEKHHKKKESGISWEQKKFAQHFAQVPDDEVVLDYFSCALVGDILLQGYLYITQNYFAFYSNVFGYVTKLLIPTISVLDISREKTAYMFPNAVGVKTRDDRHVFGSFLSREAAYYLMCSVWDRATNPNTSDSFSAIQQSRLATLHAEGSEGSLDEDSSCYDGNESSFHGKDEIPDMLDSGDSNGKQANASNDGGAGTNQSSDDSNTRLKQKKHKKELLLKSPAVVKSPVILKAAVAAGGLPECLKVDAKTLPSLSTALAGGLIGDGGGVPRGGTMYGDPNANGSSNDASGSRSRFSKIKEKLQHILPSDFGIIHIGILLTVLLALFSCFLAYKIYALQARLSAPRIRLGDDTDFYLDVLRWQKRLHSKSKEEAQLVLNSNLEQIVRVRKSLETLSILLQDTPSPLDASGVLADLRDGDGGIVGSDPPSDDSIAGSIMAAAKAAARTSILGDSGSINQQYFHEDAT
- the LOC126571997 gene encoding methyltransferase-like protein 17, mitochondrial, which codes for MGYILWSFRAHCERLLNPLATQLPLILSQVQYTTKIKCDLDGITAQAVSEEGLKPRKHRGRIRCNNTALPPEIHEAILKCSKDYPIKSLVTDGQRLSNCIRSRHWLPTDAPANRGKLPAGEQRVPSSARRQQSSVFDMHDEYSCLTQLVGRADAEYAVLQRIFTEINQRDPELRPRSFLDFGAGVGTGTWAVAQFWRKHLFEILSVDKSRHMNDLAELVLRQGDPNRAMMLRNVFYRQFLPASPDRKYDIVMSAFSLFDQPSRRRLYELVDQLYATFDRYLIFVEQGSNAGFRLLDGIRNHIRRVHQTSDAHLFAPCPHSSVCPRMVLDDGTPCNFEATYTRSFPSSDGKQFGTILYSYLVYRKNPPDSAQGFPRLVRPTAVRSRHCVCHVCAADGKLHDASFTTAKHGQTIHRCAKASRWGDLLPMHVEWTDDSNLTTEEAPPSDGEK
- the LOC126572112 gene encoding uncharacterized protein LOC126572112, which gives rise to MFRKVMIVLSYVLALGCISVAGAASKSGVPSAPDLSRWEPSSAVELRSVLRAFSRDAAAAGMNQQEGKQLPTFSANPLFGPSSPCKCQNGLCSCCLGMFSMNGCANITYIPEDFAFEFRMIFNNRVMTKRRISGKNPAPICVHPPRFDFIEVCANIYDVYFVGRNMHLCMEMNGSFEGYELFSRSFDCLRIGDKGVKLMKPGETVGGSVNPSLEAEIDSGDDIEDYDEAVV